The Desulfotignum phosphitoxidans DSM 13687 genomic sequence TTTGGCGAGGCTGCCAGTATTTCAAGGGATTGTTTCATTAAAACCCGTCGGTGGGAATCATATTTTTTCCAATGATTGAAACATCCGGTCAGACGGGCCGCGATCTGGTGATTGATTGTGTCCAGTTCCAGGATTTTATCCGTGATAAACTCGTACCCATTGCCGGTTTTTTCATGAAAATGAACGGGATTATTCATGGCAAATCCGTAAATCAGGGCCCGGACCCGGTTGGGATTGGTCAACGTAAAATCCGGATGTGTCACCAGATCCTTCACGCATGGCAACGTATCGGCCAAAGGAGAAACCGCCTGGACATAAAACCATTTATCCATGACCAGGGGATCATGGGACCATTTATCATAAAACCGGGCCGCGCTTTTTCGTTTCAACTCAGGGGTGGTGGTACAAAGGATCTTAAAACAGGCAAATTCATCGGTCATGTTTTCAGCCGCCAGAAATGCCTTCCATACGATGTCATGGACAGATGCCGTGCCAAGGCTTGCCATATAGGATATTGCCAGGTTTCTCAATCCTCTGTTCCCGATATCCTGGATGGAAAGACTTTCGGGGTCGGAGTGACCGCACTGGTCTATGGTGTTTAAAAACAAAGGGGTAAGCGTGGCGGCCAGGTGGGTTTTTAAGTGCTGTCTGGCCGCGTGAATGGCATCCACATCAATGCAGTCAAACAGATTTGCCAGTTCCATTTCCTGGGGAATGGCCAGGGCTTTGGCCAGAAATGCCCGGTCCGCGGACTGGTCTGATAAAGCGGTTTCAAATGCCTGCACCAGGTTCTGCGATACGGTTAGCGGCCGGTGCCGGGCGATGGCGGACACCAGGGTTTGAATCTCTTTGTTGAACAATGTCTGGGCCGCATCCCACCGGTTGAAGTCATCGGTATCACGGGCCATGAGAAATGCCAGTTCTTCATCCGAAAGATCCGTGGATATCTTGACCGGGGCGGAAAACTGCCGGAACACCGAGGGCAGGGTGCCGGAAGGCACGTTCTGAAACGCCACAGTGTGTGTGTCATCCCTCATCTGGATCAATGATTTCTGTTCCGGGATGATGTCTTTGCCCTCAGGATCAATCAACCCCATGCGGATGGGAATATGCAGCGGCTGTTTTTCAGACTGGTTTCTGTCGAAAGGTGTGTGCTGGGCAAAGGTCACAGACAGAATGCGGGTGTCCGGGTCATAGGACCGGGTCACGGTCACTGTAGGCGTACCGGACTGGGTGTACCATCGCTTGAACTGGGTCATGTCCATATGGCCGGCCTGTGCCATGACAGATAAAAAATCCTCGACCGTGACGGCCATACCGTCAAACTGCTTGAAATACAGGGCCATTCCCTGTTGAAATAGGGTTTCCCCCAGGAACTGATGGATCATGCGGATCAGTTCCGCGCCTTTTTCATACACGGTCATGGTGTAGAAATTGTCCATCTTGATATAGGCGTCCGGCCGCACCGGGTGGGCCATGGGTCCGCTGTCTTCCGGAAACTGCAAGGCTCGAAGTGTTTTGACATTGCTGATGCGCTCCACGGATCGGGAATTCAGATCTGAGGTGAATTCCTGGTCCCTGAAAACGGTCAGCCCTTCTTTCAGGCTGAGCTGGAACCAGTTTTTCAGGGTGACCCGGTTGCCTGTCCAGTTGTGAAAATATTCGTGTCCGATCACCCGCTGGATGTTCATGAAATCGTCATCCGTTGCCGTGGCCGGGTCTGCGAGCACATATTTGGCATTGAAAATGTTCAACCCCTTGTTTTCCATGGCACCGGCATTGAAATCATTGATGGCCACAATCTGATACAAATCCAGGTCATATTCCAGGTTGAACCTTTCCTCATCCCATTTGACAGCCTGTTTGAGGCAGGCCATGGCATGGTGACACTTGTCGATATTTTCAGGTTCTGCAAAGATTTTCAAGGTAATATGCTTTCCGGACCGGGTGACAAACGGCGATTCAATCCAGGACAGATTGCCTGCCACCAGGGCGAACAGGTAGCATGGTTTTTTGAATGGATCCTCCCAGGTCACAAAATGCCGGTTGTCCGGCAGATCCCCTGCTTTCACGGGGTTGCCGTTGGATAACAGCACCGGGCATGCGGTTTTGTCCGCAATGATGGTGCAGGTATACCGGGCCATGACATCGGGCCGGTCCGGAAACGGGGTGATATTGCGGAACCCTTCGGCTTCGCACTGGGTGCAGTAGATCCCGCGGGATCGATACAATCCCTCCAGCCGGGTATTTTTCTCCGGACAAAGCAAAGTCCTGGTTTCCAAAGTAAACCGATCCGGCATATCCGGTACAATGAACTGTTTTCCATCTGCCTGAAACGCGTTGGAAGACAGGTTCTGACCATCCAGTGTCACGGACTGAATCTCGAAATCTCCCATATCCATTTTCAGAACAGAAGATTTGTTGGATTTGTCAGGGTTTTTAAAAAGGGTCAATGTCGAAGTCACCCGGGTTTCCTCGGGCCGGATGTCAAAAACAAGGGTCACCCGGTCCACCAGAAAATCAGGCGGAGTATAGTCTTTGAGTAATACAGATGCATGTGTTGTCATAATATGACAGATTAATTGGAATAACAGCGCTTGTCAATATCCGGATCCCGGGTTCTTTGGGGTTGACAAAACAGCCCGGCTAAGAAAGAATGCGCGCATAAATAAATAGAATCGCGATACTCGTTTTTTCAATTTTTTCAGCAGGTATGACAATGTCATGGTGAACATGCTGCAACCTCAAAAACCGATCAAACCGGAAGAGATTCTGGAAATCATTGTCAGACGAAGGTGGTTGATCGTTCTTTCACTCTGCTTTTTTTTGACTCTGGGAGTGGGGCTGACGCTCAAGGCCCCCAAGTCCTATCAGGCATCCACCCTGATTCTGGTTCAGCAGCAGAGCGTGCCGTCCGAATATGTGCGGTCCGTGGTGACCTCCAGTATCAATCAGCGGATTAATACCATTTCCCAGCAGATTCTGAGCCGGAGCAATCTGGAAAAGATCATCGATCAATTTGGCTTGTATGCGGATCGTCCGGATATGTATCTGGAAGATAAAATTTTAGAAATGCGCAAACGGGTAAATGTGAAAATTGAGCAGGCACGGCATGGCACTGAATCGTTTTCCATCCGGTTCAGCGGCAGCGACCCCCAACGGGTGATGCGTATCGCCAACACCCTTGCCAGTTATTTCATGGATGAAAACCTTAAAGTCAGAGAAGCGCAGGCTGTGGGAACCAGCGAATTTCTGGATTTTGAGCTGGAAAAGACCCGGCAGCGGCTGGAAGAGTTGGAAAAAAAACTGTCTGAATACCGTGCCCAGCATTTAGGCGGACTTCCCGATGAATTGGAGACCAATCTGAGAACCCTGGATCGGCTTCAGCAGCAGATGGTGGACAAGCATGTCATCCTCAGGGAAGCGAAAACCTCTCTGGCCCTGGTGGAATCCCGGATCAACGAGATTGAAACCCGGGCCCGGCAACCGATTCAGGAAGGGTCTGGTACCCCGGAAACCGGGATGAGAGATGTGGTTACGGAAAATCAGGAAAAACTGCGTCAGGCCCGTCAGGAATATGACCGATTGCTGACCGTTTACACCCCCCGGCATCCGGATGTGAAACGGCTTGCGAAAACCATTGAAAATCTTGAACAACTGGTGGCAAAAGAAAACGACCCCGATGCAGAAAACACAGATCTCCCATTGAAACCATTGGTGCCGCCTCCGGAAGATCCCCGGTTGAAACGGTTGAAATCAGAACGGGACCAACTCAAAGGTGAAATCCGATCTTTGACCATGGCGCTGGACGACATTGAAAAAAAAATGGTGACCTATCAGAAGCGGGTGGAAGAAACCCCCCGGCGGGAAATGGAATTACAGTCATTAAACCGGGATTATGCCAATATCCGTGATATCTACAATTCGCTGCTGAATCGAAAACTGGAAGCGGAGCTTTCTGTCAACATGGAAAAAAAGCAGAAAGGGGAACAGTTCAGAATTCTGGATTCTGCCAAATTGCCTGAAAAACCGGTGTCGCCGGATGTGAAAAAATATTTTTTCCTGTCCATGGCCGCAGGCCTGGGATTGGCTGCCGGTATTATTTTTCTGCTGGAATTTTTTGATTCCTCTTTGCGGCGGGATGAGCAGATTGAGGAGGAACTGAAGTTATCGATTCTGGCCACAATTCCTGAATTGCAAACTTCGAATGCCACTACCCGCAAATGGGTTGAGGTGGCAGCATTTGCGTTGTGCAGTCTGTATGCGGCGGCTTTTTTTGCTTTTTTTGCCGTTCTTTATGTCAAAGGGCTGGACCGGACCCTCACCGCCATCAAAACGATGCTGCACATTTAAATTAAGGGAGCGCTGACTTGGGGAAATTATTTGATGCCCTGGAAAAAGCCAGGCAGGACCATCGAGTTCAGGAGGATGAGGTACCGGTCCATACAGTAAAAACCGGGGAAATTCCTGCGAATGACCGGCAGATTTTACCGAAAACCGTGCATCCGTCCATGGTGACCTTGTTGAAGCCCCATTCCCTGGAAGCGGAACAGTTCAGAATTTTGAAAAACAATATCCTGTTTCCTGAAAAAGGGGACCCGCCCCGGTCCATCATGATCACCAGCCCGTCTCCGAGTGAAGGCAAATCCTTTGTGGCAGCCAACCTGGCAGTCAGTATCGCTAAAAGTATCGATGAATATGTGCTGCTCATGGATTGTGATCTTCGATCCCCGACGCTTCACACCCTGTTCAGCTTCCCGGAAGGCCCGGGGCTTAGTGATCATCTGGCCCGGGCCATGCCGTTGCCTGAAATGCTCAAAAAAACATTTATCAACAAACTGACGCTGCTGCCGGCAGGCTCCATCCCGCAGAATCCGTCGGAACTGCTGTCATCCGAGCAGATGCGGACCTTGCTTTATGAGGTTAAATCCAGGTACCGGGACCGATATGTGATTATCGATACCCCACCCCCCAATCTGACGTCTGAAACCAATGCCATTGCCAGAGTGGTGGACGGTATTGTTATTGTGGTCCGGTATGGG encodes the following:
- a CDS encoding polysaccharide biosynthesis tyrosine autokinase gives rise to the protein MGKLFDALEKARQDHRVQEDEVPVHTVKTGEIPANDRQILPKTVHPSMVTLLKPHSLEAEQFRILKNNILFPEKGDPPRSIMITSPSPSEGKSFVAANLAVSIAKSIDEYVLLMDCDLRSPTLHTLFSFPEGPGLSDHLARAMPLPEMLKKTFINKLTLLPAGSIPQNPSELLSSEQMRTLLYEVKSRYRDRYVIIDTPPPNLTSETNAIARVVDGIVIVVRYGKTTRKQVENLIDIYGRKKILGVIKNFSKKPVLSRYPYSHYGNTS
- a CDS encoding GumC family protein, which translates into the protein MVNMLQPQKPIKPEEILEIIVRRRWLIVLSLCFFLTLGVGLTLKAPKSYQASTLILVQQQSVPSEYVRSVVTSSINQRINTISQQILSRSNLEKIIDQFGLYADRPDMYLEDKILEMRKRVNVKIEQARHGTESFSIRFSGSDPQRVMRIANTLASYFMDENLKVREAQAVGTSEFLDFELEKTRQRLEELEKKLSEYRAQHLGGLPDELETNLRTLDRLQQQMVDKHVILREAKTSLALVESRINEIETRARQPIQEGSGTPETGMRDVVTENQEKLRQARQEYDRLLTVYTPRHPDVKRLAKTIENLEQLVAKENDPDAENTDLPLKPLVPPPEDPRLKRLKSERDQLKGEIRSLTMALDDIEKKMVTYQKRVEETPRREMELQSLNRDYANIRDIYNSLLNRKLEAELSVNMEKKQKGEQFRILDSAKLPEKPVSPDVKKYFFLSMAAGLGLAAGIIFLLEFFDSSLRRDEQIEEELKLSILATIPELQTSNATTRKWVEVAAFALCSLYAAAFFAFFAVLYVKGLDRTLTAIKTMLHI
- the pepN gene encoding aminopeptidase N; this translates as MTTHASVLLKDYTPPDFLVDRVTLVFDIRPEETRVTSTLTLFKNPDKSNKSSVLKMDMGDFEIQSVTLDGQNLSSNAFQADGKQFIVPDMPDRFTLETRTLLCPEKNTRLEGLYRSRGIYCTQCEAEGFRNITPFPDRPDVMARYTCTIIADKTACPVLLSNGNPVKAGDLPDNRHFVTWEDPFKKPCYLFALVAGNLSWIESPFVTRSGKHITLKIFAEPENIDKCHHAMACLKQAVKWDEERFNLEYDLDLYQIVAINDFNAGAMENKGLNIFNAKYVLADPATATDDDFMNIQRVIGHEYFHNWTGNRVTLKNWFQLSLKEGLTVFRDQEFTSDLNSRSVERISNVKTLRALQFPEDSGPMAHPVRPDAYIKMDNFYTMTVYEKGAELIRMIHQFLGETLFQQGMALYFKQFDGMAVTVEDFLSVMAQAGHMDMTQFKRWYTQSGTPTVTVTRSYDPDTRILSVTFAQHTPFDRNQSEKQPLHIPIRMGLIDPEGKDIIPEQKSLIQMRDDTHTVAFQNVPSGTLPSVFRQFSAPVKISTDLSDEELAFLMARDTDDFNRWDAAQTLFNKEIQTLVSAIARHRPLTVSQNLVQAFETALSDQSADRAFLAKALAIPQEMELANLFDCIDVDAIHAARQHLKTHLAATLTPLFLNTIDQCGHSDPESLSIQDIGNRGLRNLAISYMASLGTASVHDIVWKAFLAAENMTDEFACFKILCTTTPELKRKSAARFYDKWSHDPLVMDKWFYVQAVSPLADTLPCVKDLVTHPDFTLTNPNRVRALIYGFAMNNPVHFHEKTGNGYEFITDKILELDTINHQIAARLTGCFNHWKKYDSHRRVLMKQSLEILAASPNLSTNVYEIVSRALA